In Pyrus communis chromosome 8, drPyrComm1.1, whole genome shotgun sequence, one genomic interval encodes:
- the LOC137741998 gene encoding transcription factor RF2b-like, whose protein sequence is MSTETTTPPMHQDQHLLQQSNPNSNFFTFNSNPNPNPKSNPIPRLPRSVGISGNANASGLAAAATSSSSTSSTTSTSLSLATMLGNSASPFIREDADGSHLHHDYGGSHRRAHSEVSFRLSEDMVDKSAAAADPFNGGSSTASLEEMGSEEDLFSTYIDLDKLGGSNNSSDQNSGGNDGPDGGPNGGPNGNGGGGDGGGEKKLSRHRYSSSVDGSSTSTGVFGEVMDAKKAMPPDKLAELWTLDPKRAKRILANRQSAARSKERKARYMQELERKVQTLQTEATTLSAQLTLFQRDTTGLSTENTELKRRLQSMEQQAQLRDALNEALKKEVERLKIATGEMMSASDSFNLGMHQMPYNHPSAYFPLQQQPGPASHQTMHLPQFNHSQSSMPPQHLHQSNSRTHLSDMLQNGPVGQLQGLDIGSKGAPLVKSEDPSLSASESSSTF, encoded by the exons ATGTCCACAGAAACCACCACCCCGCCAATGCACCAAGATCAACACCTCCTCCAACAATCCAACCCTAACTCTAATTTCTTCACCTTCAATtccaatcccaatcccaatcccaaaTCCAATCCTATCCCACGGCTCCCCAGAAGCGTTGGCATTAGTGGCAATGCCAATGCTTCGGGACTAGCAGCGGCCGCCACGTCGTCGTCTTCAACCTCGTCCACCACGTCCACATCCCTGAGCTTGGCGACAATGTTGGGCAATTCCGCCTCCCCCTTCATCCGGGAAGACGCGGACGGGTCCCACCTCCACCATGATTACGGCGGGAGCCACAGGAGGGCCCACTCGGAGGTGAGCTTTCGGCTGTCGGAGGACATGGTGGATAAGTCCGCGGCGGCGGCGGATCCGTTTAACGGCGGATCGTCGACGGCGAGTCTCGAGGAGATGGGATCGGAGGAGGACCTGTTCTCCACGTACATTGACCTCGACAAGCTTGGCGGGTCCAATAATTCGTCGGATCAGAATAGCGGCGGCAATGATGGGCCCGATGGTGGGCCTAATGGTGGGCCCAATGGGAATGGCGGTGGCGGTGATGGAGGAGGAGAGAAGAAGCTGTCCAGGCACCGGTATAGCAGCTCGGTGGATGGGTCGTCGACGTCGACCGGCGTGTTTGGGGAGGTCATGGATGCCAAAAAAGCTATGCCTCCTGATAAGCTCGCTGAGCTCTGGACCCTTGATCCCAAGCGTGCCAAAAG GATACTGGCGAATCGGCAGTCTGCTGCTCGCTCAAAAGAACGGAAGGCACGCTATATGCAAGAACTTGAACGCAAAGTTCAGACCCTTCAAACAGAAGCAACCACTCTTTCTGCTCAACTTACGTTATTCCAG AGGGACACAACAGGTCTGAGTACTGAAAACACAGAACTTAAGCGTCGGTTACAATCTATGGAACAACAAGCTCAGTTACGCGATG CATTAAACGAAGCACTGAAGAAGGAGGTTGAGAGGCTCAAGATTGCCACAGGGGAGATGATGAGTGCTTCTGATTCATTCAACTTGGGAATGCACCAGATGCCATACAACCATCCATCAGCTTATTTTCCGCTTCAACAACAACCAGGACCGGCTAGTCACCAGACCATGCATTTGCCACAATTCAATCATTCCCAGTCTAGTATGCCACCCCAACACCTGCATCAGTCAAATTCTCGTACTCATCTTTCAGATATGTTGCAGAACGGTCCTGTTGGTCAGTTACAGGGACTCGACATTGGTAGCAAAGGAGCACCTCTCGTGAAGTCTGAAGACCCCTCGCTTTCTGCTAGTGAAAGTAGTTCTACTTTTTGA
- the LOC137743811 gene encoding taxadiene 5-alpha hydroxylase-like, whose protein sequence is MEAFIAVIVVTLFIAFFLSKFLFKDQTKNLPGGSLGFPLIGETFSFLRAQKQDQGPEWLEERTSKHGPVFKTSLMGSPTVVVVGQAGNKFVLGAEDDVLAAKQPVTLVAISGKQNIFELTGSRYRLVKGAMVSFLKPESLQNYSKRMDGLIKTMLLKETENKDTIKVVVTMKKFTFTIASSILFGIEDERTREVLFDDFSLAFKAVWSLPVNFPGTVYWKGLRARSRIANQILPILEQRKEAFSKGKLSPTSDVFSSLLALRDENEEPVSDDLIVDNYVTLMVASHDTSAILLSLMIWKLSRDSEIYNKVLEEQMDIIGKREEGAENWLTWAEIQKMKYTWRVAQELMRIIPPVFGSFRKALKDIEYGGYDIPKGWQVFWVAHGTHMNKETFDKPTEFDPSRFENPSKPIPPYAYIPFGGGIHTCIGNEFARVEVLTIIHNLVTMYEWSPVYPDEAITRQPMPYPSMGLPIKIKPRKP, encoded by the exons ATGGAAGCTTTCATTGCAGTAATTGTAGTAACTTTGTTCATCgcttttttcctttcaaaattTCTGTTTAAGGATCAGACCAAAAACCTGCCAGGAGGGTCTTTAGGCTTTCCCTTAATCGGAGAGACGTTCAGCTTTCTTCGAGCACAGAAACAAGATCAAGGACCCGAATGGCTCGAAGAGAGAACATCAAAGCATGGACCAGTGTTCAAAACCTCCTTGATGGGTTCCCCAACTGTGGTGGTTGTTGGTCAAGCGGGTAACAAGTTCGTCCTTGGTGCTGAGGATGATGTCCTTGCCGCCAAGCAACCTGTCACCCTGGTAGCCATTTCTGGAAAGCAAAATATATTTGAACTTACAGGCTCAAG GTACAGATTGGTAAAGGGAGCAATGGTGAGCTTCTTAAAGCCAGAAAGTCTACAGAACTATAGTAAACGAATGGATGGACTGATCAAGACCATGTTACTAAAAGAAACCGAAAACAAAGACACCATAAAAGTTGTGGTCACCATGAAGAAATTTACATTCACCATAGCATCCAGCATCCTTTTCGGCATCGAGGATGAGCGCACTAGGGAGGTTttgtttgatgatttttctttaGCATTCAAAGCAGTTTGGTCTCTTCCTGTTAACTTCCCTGGCACTGTTTACTGGAAAGGCCTAAGAGCCCGGTCAAGGATTGCTAACCAGATTTTGCCAATACTTGAGCAAAGAAAGGAGGCGTtttcaaaaggaaaattaagCCCTACAAGCGATGTTTTCTCATCATTACTAGCATTAAgagatgaaaatgaagaaccTGTTTCAGATGATTTGATCGTGGATAATTATGTCACATTGATGGTAGCTAGTCACGACACTTCAGCCATTCTTCTGAGCCTGATGATATGGAAGCTGTCCAGAGACTCTGAGATATACAACAAAGTTTTAGAGG AACAAATGGACATTATAGGGAAGAGGGAGGAGGGAGCAGAAAATTGGCTGACTTGGGCTGAGATACAAAAGATGAAATACACATGGAGAGTTGCACAAGAGCTGATGAGGATTATCCCTCCTGTGTTTGGCAGCTTTAGAAAAGCACTTAAGGACATTGAATATGGTGGCTATGATATCCCTAAGGGATGGCAG GTGTTTTGGGTGGCCCATGGAACTCATATGAACAAAGAGACATTTGACAAGCCTACAGAGTTTGATCCATCAAGGTTTGAGAACCCATCAAAACCAATCCCTCCCTATGCTTATATTCCATTTGGAGGAGGCATCCACACTTGCATAGGGAATGAGTTTGCAAGAGTAGAAGTGCTCACTATCATCCACAACTTGGTGACAATGTATGAGTGGTCTCCGGTGTACCCCGATGAAGCTATCACCAGGCAACCAATGCCATATCCATCCATGGGTCTCCCAATCAAGATCAAACCAAGGAAGCCTTAA